One window of Saccharopolyspora phatthalungensis genomic DNA carries:
- a CDS encoding cupin domain-containing protein produces the protein MTGSTLLHLLPLSTFHACRTAPIRATSLDTEGFMHCSPDVRTTLAVANTRYRDVTEPMVALELDQAKLSAQVRWEAPNPAPPDGVPADTLFPHVYGPLERAAVIGVRYARRNATGRYLTLETRSRTAEEFDLLPHPEGGWYRRTWASPVQVGHNSGIRPTATMIYFLLPPGQRSAWHTVASDELWLWHRGGPLTLSLGGDGPRPAAEPEQFVLGAGAGQAPQAVIPAGVWQCATAAATVETLVSCVVSPGFDFADFRVL, from the coding sequence GTGACTGGATCGACGCTGCTGCACCTGCTGCCGCTGAGCACCTTCCATGCCTGCCGGACCGCCCCGATCCGTGCCACCAGCCTCGATACCGAAGGTTTCATGCACTGCTCGCCGGATGTGCGCACCACGCTCGCGGTGGCCAACACCCGGTACCGCGACGTGACCGAACCGATGGTGGCGCTGGAATTGGACCAGGCCAAGCTGTCGGCGCAGGTGCGCTGGGAAGCACCGAACCCGGCGCCGCCGGACGGCGTGCCCGCCGACACGTTGTTCCCGCACGTCTACGGGCCGCTGGAGCGGGCCGCGGTGATCGGCGTCCGCTACGCGCGGCGCAACGCGACCGGCCGCTACCTGACTTTGGAGACGCGCAGCCGGACCGCCGAGGAATTCGACCTGCTGCCGCACCCGGAAGGCGGCTGGTACCGGCGGACCTGGGCCAGCCCGGTCCAGGTCGGGCACAACAGCGGCATCCGGCCGACCGCCACGATGATCTACTTCCTGCTCCCGCCCGGTCAGCGTTCCGCCTGGCACACGGTCGCCTCCGACGAGCTGTGGCTGTGGCACCGGGGCGGCCCGTTGACCCTGTCACTGGGCGGGGACGGCCCGCGACCGGCCGCCGAACCGGAGCAGTTCGTGCTCGGCGCGGGCGCGGGGCAGGCACCGCAGGCGGTGATCCCGGCAGGCGTCTGGCAGTGCGCGACCGCGGCCGCGACGGTGGAGACCTTGGTCAGCTGCGTGGTTTCGCCCGGTTTCGACTTCGCCGACTTCCGCGTCCTGTAG
- a CDS encoding TetR/AcrR family transcriptional regulator, with protein MSTHRPYHHGDLRQTLLDTSVEMIAEHGLARLSLRDLARRAGVSHAAPRHHFRDKAGLFTALATEGYRLLADALAGDLGLIEMGARYVGFALEHPCHFEVMHQPDRCHPDDPDLFAAKARSWDALRAGLPAELDSGEAERAALAAWSIAHGFATLRLAGNLPTPAQDRDPAEAFREIAGLLNVHPD; from the coding sequence ATGAGCACGCACCGGCCCTATCACCACGGAGATCTGCGGCAGACCCTGCTGGACACCTCGGTCGAGATGATCGCCGAACACGGCCTCGCGCGGCTGAGCCTGCGGGATCTGGCCCGTCGCGCCGGGGTTTCGCACGCCGCGCCGAGGCACCACTTCAGGGACAAGGCCGGGCTGTTCACCGCACTGGCCACCGAGGGCTACCGGCTGCTTGCCGACGCACTGGCCGGTGACCTGGGGCTGATCGAAATGGGTGCCCGCTACGTCGGCTTCGCCCTGGAGCATCCGTGCCACTTCGAGGTGATGCACCAACCGGACCGGTGCCACCCCGACGACCCGGACCTGTTCGCCGCCAAAGCCCGGTCCTGGGACGCCCTGCGCGCCGGACTGCCGGCGGAACTCGACAGCGGCGAGGCCGAGCGCGCCGCATTGGCGGCTTGGTCCATCGCGCACGGCTTCGCCACCCTCCGGCTGGCCGGCAACCTGCCGACGCCAGCGCAGGACCGGGACCCGGCCGAGGCATTCCGCGAGATCGCCGGGCTCCTTAACGTCCACCCGGACTAG
- a CDS encoding LLM class F420-dependent oxidoreductase, with amino-acid sequence MRIGMPLNYGGGFKETVDDLATYEKAGLDIVFVPEAYSFDAVSQLGFIAARTERLEIASGILQIYTRTPTLTAMTAAGLDFVSDGRFTLGIGASGPQVIEGFHGVPYHAPLGRTREIVDICRRVWRREKVQHAGRHYSIPLPADQGTGLGIPLKIINHPVRDRIPIMIAAIGPKNVELVAEIAEAWEPIFYLPERAGEVWGGPLAAGKAKRDPSLPSLDVVAQAPLAIGEGLDNLLDIARPHVALYVGGMGAKGKNFYNNLARRYGFEAEAELIQDLYLSGKREEAAAAVPRELLEKTSLIGTASHVKERLAAFKESGVTTLNVTPLASDAAGRAKLIEQVKQLAADV; translated from the coding sequence ATGCGCATCGGGATGCCGTTGAACTACGGCGGCGGTTTCAAGGAAACCGTCGACGACCTGGCCACCTACGAGAAGGCCGGGCTGGACATCGTGTTCGTCCCGGAGGCCTACTCGTTCGACGCGGTGAGCCAGCTGGGCTTCATCGCCGCCCGCACCGAACGCCTGGAGATCGCCTCCGGCATCCTGCAGATCTACACCCGCACGCCCACCCTCACCGCGATGACCGCGGCGGGCCTGGACTTCGTCTCCGACGGCCGGTTCACCCTCGGCATCGGCGCGTCCGGGCCGCAGGTCATCGAGGGCTTCCACGGCGTGCCCTATCACGCGCCGCTGGGCCGCACCCGCGAAATCGTGGACATCTGCCGGCGGGTCTGGCGCCGGGAGAAGGTCCAGCACGCCGGCCGGCACTACAGCATCCCGCTACCCGCCGACCAGGGCACCGGGCTGGGCATCCCGCTGAAGATCATCAACCACCCGGTGCGCGACCGGATCCCGATCATGATCGCCGCGATCGGCCCGAAGAACGTCGAGCTGGTCGCCGAGATCGCCGAGGCGTGGGAGCCGATCTTCTACCTGCCCGAGCGGGCGGGCGAGGTCTGGGGCGGGCCGCTGGCGGCCGGTAAGGCCAAGCGCGACCCGTCGCTGCCGTCGCTGGACGTGGTCGCCCAGGCGCCGCTGGCCATCGGCGAGGGGCTCGACAACCTACTGGACATCGCCCGGCCGCACGTGGCGCTCTACGTCGGCGGGATGGGCGCGAAGGGCAAGAACTTCTACAACAACCTGGCGCGACGCTACGGCTTCGAGGCCGAGGCGGAGCTGATCCAGGACCTCTACCTCAGCGGAAAGCGGGAGGAGGCCGCTGCCGCGGTGCCGCGCGAGTTGCTGGAGAAGACCTCGCTGATCGGCACCGCGAGCCACGTCAAGGAGCGGCTGGCGGCGTTCAAGGAATCCGGCGTCACCACGCTCAACGTCACGCCGCTGGCCAGCGACGCCGCCGGGCGCGCCAAGCTGATCGAACAGGTAAAGCAACTCGCTGCCGATGTCTGA
- a CDS encoding Ppx/GppA phosphatase family protein, with the protein MKLALLDIGSTAARLEIVDLDRSRMPRADWSVKARTRLAEHTRADGLVTESGVEQAVRAVRHCVRAAVDKSPDALVAFGTSAVRDAANGTELRRQLSEAAGVRIGVLSPGDEAAVTYHAARRWHGRSGPPLTMVDIGGGTIDVATGTGGEPSDVVSLPFGAARLTRQYLPDDPPRPKHVDELVAAVRRTIPRSLRTFADRDLGHPVALSKVLRQLAVLTESSPGKVARHPDRLSRAKLRPWIPRLAELDQAQRAALPGVSRSRARRILAGAIVAELILRTIGVDELEICPWGLREGLVFRFAEAHDDTDGDALQLMANLFN; encoded by the coding sequence ATGAAATTGGCTCTGCTGGACATCGGGTCGACCGCTGCGCGCCTGGAAATCGTCGACCTCGACCGCTCCCGGATGCCGCGTGCGGACTGGAGTGTGAAGGCCCGGACCCGGCTCGCCGAACACACCCGAGCAGACGGCCTGGTCACCGAGTCGGGCGTGGAGCAAGCGGTTCGTGCGGTGCGGCACTGCGTGCGTGCCGCCGTGGACAAGAGCCCCGACGCGCTGGTCGCGTTCGGCACCTCCGCTGTCCGGGACGCGGCCAACGGCACCGAGCTGCGCCGGCAGTTGAGCGAGGCGGCCGGGGTCCGGATCGGCGTGCTCAGCCCGGGCGACGAAGCCGCCGTCACCTACCACGCCGCCCGGCGCTGGCACGGCCGTTCGGGCCCGCCCCTGACCATGGTGGACATCGGTGGCGGCACCATCGACGTGGCCACCGGCACCGGCGGGGAGCCTTCCGACGTGGTCTCCCTCCCTTTCGGCGCGGCCAGGCTGACCAGGCAATACCTGCCCGACGACCCGCCGCGGCCGAAACACGTCGACGAGCTGGTCGCGGCGGTCCGCCGCACCATCCCGCGCTCGTTGCGCACCTTCGCCGACCGCGACCTCGGGCACCCGGTGGCCCTGTCCAAGGTCCTTCGGCAGCTGGCCGTGCTCACCGAGAGCTCGCCGGGGAAGGTGGCCCGCCACCCCGACCGGCTGTCCCGAGCCAAGCTCCGCCCGTGGATCCCGCGGCTGGCCGAGCTCGACCAGGCGCAGCGGGCGGCGCTGCCCGGCGTGTCCCGCAGCCGCGCCCGCCGCATCCTGGCCGGCGCGATCGTCGCGGAGCTGATCCTGCGCACCATCGGCGTGGACGAACTGGAGATCTGCCCGTGGGGCCTGCGCGAGGGCCTGGTCTTCCGGTTCGCCGAAGCGCACGACGACACCGACGGCGACGCCCTCCAGCTGATGGCCAACCTCTTCAACTGA
- a CDS encoding phage holin family protein: protein MALLLHILITMVAVWITTALPGITLEGADTPAKILTLLAVSVIFGIVNVVLKPIAKTVGCLLYLLTFGLFGLVVNALLFWLTSYLAGELRLPFHVNGFWAAFWGALIVTIVSAALAGIVRRARTPVEER, encoded by the coding sequence GTGGCACTTCTGCTGCACATCCTGATCACCATGGTCGCGGTGTGGATCACCACCGCGCTGCCCGGGATCACCCTGGAAGGCGCGGACACCCCGGCGAAGATCCTCACGCTGCTGGCCGTGTCGGTGATCTTCGGCATCGTTAACGTCGTGCTCAAGCCGATCGCGAAGACGGTGGGCTGCCTGCTCTACCTGTTGACCTTCGGGCTGTTCGGCCTGGTGGTCAACGCCCTGCTGTTCTGGCTGACCAGCTACCTGGCCGGCGAGCTCCGGCTGCCGTTCCACGTCAACGGCTTCTGGGCGGCCTTCTGGGGCGCGCTGATCGTCACGATAGTCAGCGCCGCACTGGCCGGGATCGTGCGCCGGGCCCGGACCCCGGTGGAGGAACGCTGA
- a CDS encoding ESX secretion-associated protein EspG, which produces MRCSLREFDGLLRDCEVGPEIAEFLVAEPRATADRPPEERWTELAANLARASVFGFAQVSSPGEAELRVVVAVGSGHAARVLVHGESVVVKQVRPDAPWPALVGCLPDREPADGCEVTVPTRVLADARTSAQQRGDQQVDWLAYELKRRRVPPEDAQAVGELLRRADGMTAQLTVGLRVASGAVRRGPFAIEVLHASSGRVAVIPESPDDTFAVVAPAGAYLLSKTLQEYVEHLWTGLSERTRPLPR; this is translated from the coding sequence ATGCGATGCAGCCTGCGGGAGTTCGACGGCCTGCTGCGCGACTGCGAGGTCGGGCCGGAGATCGCGGAATTCCTGGTCGCGGAGCCGCGGGCGACCGCCGACCGGCCGCCGGAGGAGCGGTGGACCGAACTGGCCGCGAACCTGGCGCGCGCATCGGTGTTCGGTTTCGCCCAGGTCAGCAGCCCGGGCGAAGCGGAGCTGCGGGTCGTCGTGGCGGTCGGCAGCGGCCACGCGGCGCGGGTCTTGGTGCACGGCGAGTCGGTGGTCGTGAAGCAGGTACGCCCCGATGCGCCGTGGCCCGCTCTCGTCGGTTGCCTGCCGGACCGGGAACCGGCCGACGGCTGCGAGGTCACGGTGCCCACCCGGGTGCTGGCCGACGCGCGGACCAGCGCTCAGCAGCGCGGTGACCAGCAGGTGGACTGGCTCGCCTACGAGCTCAAGCGCCGTCGCGTTCCCCCGGAAGACGCGCAGGCCGTGGGCGAATTGCTGCGGCGGGCGGACGGGATGACCGCGCAGTTGACCGTGGGTTTGCGCGTGGCCTCCGGCGCGGTGCGCCGGGGACCGTTCGCCATCGAAGTGCTCCACGCGTCCTCCGGACGGGTCGCCGTGATCCCGGAGTCGCCGGACGACACGTTCGCCGTGGTCGCCCCGGCGGGTGCCTACCTGCTCAGCAAGACCCTCCAGGAATACGTCGAACACCTATGGACGGGCCTGAGCGAACGAACCCGACCGCTGCCTCGTTAA
- the pepE gene encoding dipeptidase PepE, protein MELLLLSSSMKHGTGFLEHAMPAVAELLAGRRRLLFVPFAKHDHDLYAAIVQAAVAPLGITVEAIQRADDPVAAVRAAEGVFIGGGNTFRLLATLHRLGLLQALREAVRGGMPYLGASAGSNMACPSLRTSNDMPIVEPPSFEAIGLVPFQINPHYQDPDPGSMHQGETREQRIVEFLEDNDVPVLGIREGAWLRVRGYHAELGGSTGARLFTRGAQPRELQPGDDLTFLLNREPHFDS, encoded by the coding sequence GTGGAACTGCTGCTGCTATCCAGTTCGATGAAGCACGGCACGGGTTTCCTCGAACACGCCATGCCGGCGGTGGCCGAACTCCTGGCCGGTCGTCGGCGACTGCTGTTCGTCCCGTTCGCCAAGCACGACCACGACCTGTACGCGGCGATCGTGCAGGCCGCGGTCGCACCGCTCGGGATCACCGTCGAGGCCATCCAACGGGCCGATGACCCGGTGGCGGCGGTGCGTGCGGCCGAGGGGGTGTTCATCGGCGGCGGGAACACCTTCCGTCTGCTGGCCACGCTGCACCGGCTCGGCCTGCTCCAGGCGCTCCGCGAAGCCGTGCGCGGCGGCATGCCGTACCTGGGTGCCAGTGCGGGCAGCAACATGGCCTGCCCCAGCCTGCGCACGAGCAACGACATGCCGATCGTGGAGCCGCCGTCGTTCGAGGCGATCGGTTTGGTGCCGTTCCAGATCAACCCGCACTACCAGGATCCCGACCCGGGCAGCATGCACCAGGGCGAGACCCGCGAGCAGCGGATCGTGGAGTTCCTGGAGGACAACGACGTTCCGGTGCTGGGCATCCGGGAAGGCGCCTGGCTGCGAGTCCGCGGCTACCACGCCGAGCTCGGTGGAAGCACCGGCGCGCGGCTGTTCACCCGCGGTGCGCAGCCGCGCGAGCTCCAACCGGGAGATGACCTCACGTTCCTGCTGAACCGCGAGCCACACTTCGACTCCTGA
- a CDS encoding sensor histidine kinase, whose protein sequence is MATETVVSADMPPSSRCRVPHRDRTIRARLTRVGVLPSTILLVLWLGFSSLTVYDGYFSRAVASGMKDTSVSAMKGLVALQKERRLAMERLSRPDIDPAALTSQRTQTDHAIGVMRANLRNLVADAPPQIETRVRDLEALLARLPQQRARLDSGQATRTETFDFYNRLLDAGVDLFDTQARLVPDLDTSHAGLVGVEMFRAADQMSRAASLGSAALARGQFSTEDHLSFVFLVGSYHSKLATGIPAAEPRAVELHRQLTAGADWGRLVSFENALVEHSRQRSGKFAVDGAAWRQATNKVSEELVAVAVAQAKASAELGMRNGNSRFIEVLAGSLAALAAVLVGIALTARNARRLVDRTLVSRLAKLRDDTLQLARRRLPDIMSRLKRGERVDVEAELVPLDYGNDEIGQVAEAFNTAHHTAVAAAVQENQAKEGINKVFLGIAHRNQGLVHRQLKVLDKMERSEEHPERLDGLFRLDHLATRARRNAENLIILAGEQPGRRWRKPVRLVDIVRAAVAETEHYYRIRVHPTPDVSLVGAAVGDVIHLLAELMDNATSFSSPDSQVQVFSSDTPRGVLLQIEDEGPGMPPADRDEANALLSTPPKFEDITVRGDSRLGLFVVARLAARRGIEVDLRDAAEGGTVAFVRLPTDLVASEPADHPLPTEPLRFPVTDPDVPPQVGHSPERTRGTMTAFQRGTREARRVGNGE, encoded by the coding sequence ATGGCCACGGAGACGGTTGTCTCCGCGGACATGCCGCCTTCCAGCCGATGCCGCGTTCCGCACCGGGATCGGACGATCCGGGCCCGCCTGACGCGTGTCGGCGTGTTGCCGAGCACCATCCTGCTGGTTCTCTGGCTCGGCTTCTCGTCGCTGACCGTGTACGACGGCTATTTCTCCCGGGCCGTCGCCAGCGGGATGAAAGACACCTCGGTCTCCGCGATGAAAGGCCTGGTGGCGTTGCAGAAGGAACGCCGGCTGGCCATGGAGCGGCTGAGCCGCCCGGACATCGACCCGGCCGCGCTGACCTCCCAGCGCACCCAGACCGACCATGCCATCGGCGTGATGCGCGCCAATCTGCGGAACCTCGTCGCGGACGCGCCGCCGCAGATCGAAACCCGGGTGCGTGACCTCGAAGCGCTGCTGGCCCGGCTGCCGCAGCAGCGCGCCCGCCTCGACTCCGGGCAGGCGACCCGGACGGAGACCTTCGACTTCTACAACCGGCTGCTCGACGCCGGGGTCGACCTGTTCGACACCCAGGCGCGGTTGGTGCCGGACCTGGACACCAGCCACGCCGGCCTGGTGGGCGTCGAGATGTTCCGGGCCGCCGACCAGATGTCGCGGGCCGCGTCATTGGGCAGCGCCGCGCTGGCCCGCGGGCAGTTCAGCACCGAGGACCACCTGTCCTTCGTATTTCTGGTCGGCTCCTACCACTCCAAGCTGGCCACCGGCATACCTGCCGCCGAGCCGCGCGCCGTCGAACTCCACCGGCAGCTCACCGCCGGCGCGGATTGGGGGCGGCTGGTCAGCTTCGAGAACGCGCTCGTCGAACATTCGCGGCAGCGCAGCGGGAAGTTCGCCGTCGACGGCGCGGCGTGGCGGCAGGCCACCAACAAGGTTTCCGAGGAACTGGTGGCGGTCGCGGTGGCGCAGGCCAAGGCCAGCGCCGAACTCGGCATGCGGAACGGGAATTCCCGGTTCATCGAGGTGCTCGCGGGCAGCTTGGCGGCGCTGGCGGCCGTGCTGGTCGGCATCGCCCTGACCGCGCGCAACGCCCGGCGGCTGGTCGACCGGACCCTGGTCTCCAGGTTGGCGAAACTGCGCGACGACACGCTGCAACTCGCCCGCCGGAGACTGCCCGACATCATGTCCCGGCTCAAGCGCGGCGAGCGCGTCGACGTCGAAGCCGAGCTCGTCCCGCTGGACTACGGCAACGACGAGATCGGGCAGGTGGCGGAGGCATTCAACACCGCCCACCACACCGCGGTCGCCGCCGCGGTGCAGGAGAACCAGGCGAAGGAAGGCATCAACAAGGTCTTCCTCGGCATCGCGCACCGGAACCAGGGGCTGGTGCATCGCCAGCTCAAGGTGCTCGACAAGATGGAACGCAGCGAGGAGCACCCCGAACGGCTGGACGGGCTGTTCCGGCTGGACCACCTCGCCACCCGTGCCCGGCGCAATGCCGAGAACCTGATCATCCTGGCCGGCGAGCAGCCGGGTCGGCGGTGGCGCAAGCCGGTGCGGCTGGTGGACATCGTGCGCGCGGCGGTCGCTGAAACCGAGCACTACTACCGGATCCGGGTGCATCCGACGCCCGACGTCTCGCTGGTCGGCGCGGCCGTGGGAGACGTGATCCACCTGCTGGCCGAGTTGATGGACAACGCCACCTCGTTCTCCTCGCCGGACTCGCAGGTCCAGGTCTTCAGCAGCGACACACCGCGCGGTGTGCTGCTGCAGATCGAAGACGAAGGGCCGGGCATGCCCCCGGCCGACCGCGACGAGGCCAATGCGCTGCTGTCCACGCCGCCGAAGTTCGAGGACATCACGGTGCGCGGCGATTCCCGGCTCGGGCTGTTCGTGGTGGCCAGACTCGCCGCCCGCCGCGGCATCGAGGTGGATCTGCGCGACGCGGCCGAGGGCGGCACGGTGGCGTTCGTCCGGCTGCCGACGGACCTCGTGGCGAGCGAGCCGGCGGACCATCCGCTGCCCACTGAGCCGCTGCGTTTCCCGGTGACGGACCCCGACGTGCCGCCGCAGGTTGGGCACTCGCCGGAGCGCACGCGTGGCACCATGACCGCGTTCCAACGCGGGACGCGCGAAGCCCGCCGGGTCGGCAACGGCGAATGA
- a CDS encoding roadblock/LC7 domain-containing protein, with protein sequence MSEKTGSDGELNRLLDDLVARVVGARDGVVLSADGLLVAKSAGLSAADSEHLAAMASAFQSLARETGRHFGGGQVRQTLVELEHAFLFVTAAGSGACLAVLGEEEADVGMIAYEMNLLVVRVGDCLSSAPRTEVAPLPRP encoded by the coding sequence ATGAGCGAGAAGACCGGCTCCGACGGTGAGCTGAACCGGCTGCTGGACGACCTGGTCGCCCGCGTCGTCGGGGCGCGCGACGGTGTCGTGCTCTCTGCCGACGGCCTGCTCGTGGCGAAGTCCGCGGGGCTGTCCGCTGCGGATTCCGAGCATCTCGCGGCGATGGCCTCGGCCTTCCAGAGCCTGGCCCGGGAGACCGGGAGGCACTTCGGGGGCGGTCAGGTGCGGCAGACGCTCGTCGAGCTCGAACACGCCTTCCTCTTCGTCACCGCCGCGGGTTCGGGTGCGTGCCTGGCCGTGCTCGGGGAGGAGGAGGCCGACGTCGGCATGATCGCCTACGAGATGAATCTGCTGGTCGTGCGGGTCGGCGACTGCCTTAGCTCGGCGCCACGCACCGAGGTGGCACCGCTGCCCCGCCCATGA
- a CDS encoding DUF742 domain-containing protein: MTPRDEELWLDEESGPLVRPYAMTRGRTRPALPGLDVVTQLLTSWRGPDHSGLSVEHLDILQLCVRPLSVAEVAAYLDTPIMVAKVLVSDLIERGALVVGARSRTAVRPDRKLLQAILEGVRRL, encoded by the coding sequence ATGACGCCCAGGGACGAAGAGCTGTGGCTGGATGAGGAGTCAGGGCCACTGGTCCGGCCGTATGCGATGACGCGGGGCCGCACCCGGCCGGCGCTGCCGGGACTGGACGTGGTCACACAGTTGCTGACGTCCTGGCGGGGCCCCGACCACAGCGGACTTTCCGTGGAGCATCTTGACATCCTCCAGTTGTGCGTCCGCCCGCTGTCGGTCGCGGAGGTGGCGGCGTACCTGGACACCCCGATCATGGTGGCGAAGGTGCTGGTCAGTGATCTGATCGAACGAGGTGCTCTAGTGGTCGGCGCAAGGTCTCGAACGGCGGTGCGTCCCGACCGAAAACTGCTACAAGCGATCCTAGAAGGCGTCCGCAGACTCTAA
- a CDS encoding site-specific integrase has protein sequence MGVVPHLQGRSSAEFATDEAAVKEVARHAQGGLKFHDLRHSYATWLVDDGVPVNMVQRVMGHERSSTTLDLYTRRTDNGDRILRALDDENGDDGDANGPVPVR, from the coding sequence GTGGGTGTTGTCCCCCACCTGCAGGGGAGGTCCTCCGCGGAGTTCGCCACCGATGAGGCTGCGGTGAAGGAGGTGGCTCGGCACGCCCAAGGCGGACTGAAATTCCACGACCTCCGCCATTCCTACGCCACCTGGCTCGTGGACGACGGCGTGCCGGTGAACATGGTCCAGCGGGTCATGGGCCACGAGCGCTCCTCAACCACGCTCGATCTCTACACCCGCCGCACCGACAACGGTGACCGCATCCTCCGCGCACTCGACGACGAGAATGGTGACGACGGCGACGCCAACGGGCCCGTGCCCGTCCGCTGA
- a CDS encoding TIGR02611 family protein, translating to MNALRERLRAFRERVRSKPGLNTGYRIVLGVFGTLVLIAGILMIPYPGPGWLVVFAGLGILATEFHWAHRVNTFAKRHYHRWIRWLGRQPLATKLAVMSATCLVVLATLWMLGLFNTVGGWLGLSWSWLASPLFGP from the coding sequence CTGAACGCCCTGCGGGAACGCCTGCGCGCCTTCCGCGAACGCGTCCGCAGCAAGCCCGGTCTCAACACCGGCTACCGGATCGTGCTCGGTGTCTTCGGCACACTCGTGCTCATCGCCGGGATCCTCATGATCCCCTACCCCGGTCCCGGCTGGCTCGTCGTGTTCGCCGGACTCGGCATCCTCGCCACCGAATTCCACTGGGCGCACCGCGTCAACACCTTCGCCAAGCGTCACTACCACCGCTGGATACGCTGGCTAGGCCGCCAACCCCTCGCCACCAAACTCGCCGTCATGAGCGCCACCTGCCTCGTCGTCCTCGCCACGCTGTGGATGCTGGGCCTGTTCAACACCGTCGGCGGCTGGCTCGGCCTGTCCTGGAGTTGGTTGGCATCCCCCCTGTTCGGCCCCTGA
- a CDS encoding SsgA family sporulation/cell division regulator, with amino-acid sequence MRNDHVTLRSTAVFDLLAPQAPAVPVQVELRYDTRDPYAVVAAFRTGRAGWVEWVFARDLLADGLIAHAGEGDVTIRPAVDDPEVVAIELSSPSGHAVFEASAQELADFLDRTYDVVVPGNENLWVDVDEALTRLLPHDLG; translated from the coding sequence ATGCGTAACGATCATGTGACATTGCGTTCGACTGCCGTGTTCGATCTATTGGCTCCGCAGGCACCTGCCGTGCCGGTCCAGGTCGAACTGCGCTACGACACCAGGGACCCCTACGCGGTGGTGGCTGCGTTCCGCACCGGCCGCGCCGGATGGGTCGAGTGGGTGTTCGCCCGCGACCTCCTCGCCGACGGGCTGATCGCGCACGCCGGCGAAGGCGATGTGACGATCCGGCCGGCCGTCGACGACCCAGAGGTCGTTGCGATCGAGCTCAGCTCGCCGTCCGGCCACGCGGTGTTCGAGGCCTCGGCGCAGGAGTTGGCCGACTTCCTTGACCGCACATACGACGTCGTAGTGCCGGGAAATGAGAACCTGTGGGTCGACGTGGACGAGGCGCTGACCCGGCTGCTGCCCCACGACCTGGGCTGA
- a CDS encoding tyrosine-type recombinase/integrase, with translation MAWIEGHGAGWRVRYYRPDGTIGSETGYTNPDQARDRAADIEYETRQGTFNDPRKAQTTFGEWTEIWCDAHDVAEGTWAKYNSHLRNHIRPKFADTPLEEITHIKIKQWVKGLRRHLGDATVADIVTLLSMILGEAVEEDYIGKNPCRRLKLNLDPSTPKETASPSVVRRIADRCDPAYGTLIITAAYTGMRWGELAGLQWHNVNLGGNALITVDPDKGALHEIGGRLELGPPKTPASARPIHLPKFLVQLLTEHAARQHHDHVFTGPRDGLLRRANFRDRIWRPAVAGNKKRGWAPIQAGLTFHGLRHTHKTWLNEDHADKALQHQRIGHRMPGVEGIYSHVTQPMIDHMLTALDTRWRRSHHGHGDTDATGDKR, from the coding sequence ATGGCATGGATCGAAGGACACGGGGCAGGGTGGCGAGTGCGCTACTACCGGCCCGACGGAACCATCGGAAGCGAAACCGGATACACCAACCCCGACCAAGCCCGCGACCGAGCCGCAGACATCGAATACGAAACCCGGCAGGGAACCTTCAACGATCCCCGCAAAGCCCAAACCACGTTCGGCGAGTGGACCGAGATCTGGTGCGATGCCCACGACGTCGCCGAAGGCACCTGGGCCAAATACAACTCGCATCTGCGCAACCACATCCGGCCCAAGTTCGCCGACACCCCGCTGGAAGAGATCACTCATATCAAGATCAAACAATGGGTGAAGGGATTGCGCCGCCATCTCGGCGACGCCACGGTCGCCGACATCGTCACCCTGCTGTCGATGATCCTGGGCGAAGCCGTCGAGGAGGACTACATCGGCAAAAACCCCTGCCGACGCCTCAAACTCAACCTCGACCCATCAACCCCGAAAGAAACCGCCAGCCCCAGCGTCGTGCGCCGCATCGCCGACCGCTGCGACCCGGCGTACGGGACGCTGATCATCACCGCTGCCTACACCGGGATGCGGTGGGGCGAACTCGCCGGACTGCAATGGCACAACGTCAACCTCGGCGGCAACGCCCTCATTACCGTTGATCCCGACAAAGGGGCACTCCACGAAATCGGCGGCCGACTCGAACTCGGGCCGCCCAAGACACCTGCCAGCGCCCGCCCCATCCACCTGCCGAAGTTCCTCGTCCAGCTCCTCACCGAGCACGCCGCGCGGCAACACCACGACCACGTCTTCACCGGCCCCCGCGACGGCCTGCTACGCCGCGCCAACTTCCGCGACCGCATCTGGCGACCCGCCGTCGCCGGAAACAAGAAACGAGGCTGGGCACCCATCCAGGCGGGCCTGACATTCCACGGGCTCCGGCACACCCACAAAACCTGGCTCAACGAAGACCACGCCGACAAAGCCCTCCAACACCAGCGAATTGGCCACCGCATGCCAGGAGTCGAAGGCATCTACTCCCACGTCACCCAACCCATGATCGACCACATGCTCACCGCACTCGACACCCGATGGCGACGGTCACACCACGGTCACGGCGACACCGATGCCACCGGCGACAAGCGATGA